Genomic DNA from Planktomarina temperata RCA23:
TTTATTGATTTAAAACTGGCTACATAACTTATGTCTTAATAACTAGTGGTTTTACTACTTGAGAGGAGCGAGGGCGTATAGCAAGCCTTTTCTCTCGACTGTTTCATGTGTGTCTCTAACGACCTTCTTAGCTTCTTTGTAGCCCTCTGGTGTTGAAGCTTTCTCTGCTAACTCAGGGTCAGACATGATATCCTTAATGTCTTTCTCCCATCTTGCGATTGTTGGACGACTGACCCCAAGGGTATCAGCGTGTTCTTCCTGTGACGGAGAGCTTGTAACATTTGTTACATGCTGGTTTTCTGCCTTGGTTCTAACACCCAAAGCAGCAGCACGTTTTGCGTAGTAATACTCCTTCGCTTCATTACTCCAGTGACCACGTTCCACTTGTTTCATGGTAACGTACTCAATAGCTTCTTCATTTGATGGAGCTTCTTTTATCCAGCCAGTTTCGGCCTATCGGGGGGTACGCTCGGGCCATATACGTATACCCCCTAAGATTTTTGTAACCAAATTCTTCTGTAGTTTCTCTAATTTAAAGAATCGTTGTCTCAAAATGAAACCTAATGATAGGTTCAAAGGGTATCCTTCGATATTTCCTGTCTCCGTAGTACCTCCCAAGGCCACTCGGAGTTCAAACTGCCAGCTTTCTCAGTATGAGTGGCTGGCGTTTCTTTGGATACTTGAAATCACCAAAAGTCGAACCACCATCTTACTCGGAAATGGCTCATAGCTATTTTCTTCTCCGGGGGAGATTGGCGTTTGTCTAGCGAGAAACGCACATCGTTGGATAGCTATCAACTGTGGGTGAACGCAGCGTGTTAGTCATCCGCCCCTATCTCTACAGGTTGAACTCACAGAAGCCTGCGCACGCGGTTGGTCGTACTAATGGGATTATTTAATTTGATTTGGCAAAAAATTAATGCCAAAACGCTCATATCAGTTGTTCAAATATGGCAGACAGTAAATGCAAGTAAGTGTTCGTGATAATAACGTCGATCAGGCTCTTCGGGCTTTGAAAAAAAAGCTACAGCGCGAAGGCGTGTATCGTGAAATGAAGCTCAAGCAACATTTCGAGAAACCATCTGAGAAAAAGGCGCGTCAGGCGAAAGAAGGACTCAGCCGTCAGCGTAAACTCGCCCGTAAAAAAGCTGAAAAAGAGGGCTGATTATTCTGCATATTTAGCGAATAATCTTTCTATAAAAACTAAAAGGTCACCACCTCAGGTTGGTTTCACATCTGAACCGGTGGAAATGATCCAATCTTAATTCCTCCCCGTATGTAGGTTAGGAGGAACTTTACATGACTATTCATCAAGAGTTTTTAAAGTTTGAAGCGGTTCTTGCCCATTGCGAAACTCGAGTATCAGACAGGTCGCTGAGCGCAGCCATGGACTACGGGCGTGAAATGCAGTTTTTCGATAGCACGAACAGGCTATCACAATCAGGTCACCTTGTAGCTGAACTGTAAAGAACGAGATTTAATCTGACAATTTTGTATATTTGAACAAAAGGAGTCAGAGAGATGAGCAACATCGAAAGTAAACTAATCAAGCCCAAGCTTGGCGTTTTGGAATTGGCAAAGCAGCTTGGCAGCGTCAGCGCGGCTTGCAAAACCATGGGCTATTCGCGTGACAGTTTTTACCGCTTCAAGAAGCTTTATGAGAACGGTGGCGAAGAAGCCTTGCGCGAGATCAGCCGTAAGAAGCCGATCATCCGCAACCGTGTACCGGAACATGTCGAACGCGCGGTGATTGAGCTTGCGATTGAAAATCCTGCCTTGGGCCAGCTGCGTGTCGCCCAAGAATTGTTGCAGCGGGGCATCGTGGTCTCCAGTGGTGGGGTGCGGTCGATTTGGTTGCGCAACGAGCTGGAAACCATGAAAAAACGCCTGAAAGCCTTGGAAACGCGGTCCGCGCAAGAAGGGTTTGTTCTGACCGAAGCGCAGATTGTGGCGCTGGAAAAAGCCAAGTCACAACGTGAAGCGGCTGGTGAGATTGAGACCTACCATCCCGGCTATCTTGGCAGCCAGGATACCTATTTTGTCGGCACAATGAAGGGGGTTGGACGGATTTACCAACAAACCTTCGTCGATACATATAGCCGCGTGGCAATGGCAAAACTGTACATTGAGAAAACGGCGATCACTGCCGCCGATATGTTGAATGACCAAGTCGTACCCTTCTTTGACGAACAAGAGGTGCCCCTGCTGCGCATCTTAACAGATCGGGGCACGGAATATTGCGGCACCGTTGAGCGTCACAGCTATCAACTGTATCTGGCCATGGAAGATATTGATCACAGCAAGACAAAAGCCAACCATCCCCAAACAAACGGGATCTGTGAACGCTTTCATCGCACCATGAAAAATGAGTTCTATGACATAGCGTTCCGCAAGAAAATCTACGGATCGCTGGAAGAGCTGCAAACAGACGTTGATCATTGGTTGGCAAAATACAACGAACAGCGACCCCATTCGGGAAAACATTGCTACGGAAAAACGCCCATGCAAACATTCCGTGAAGCTCGACATTTGGTAGGCGAAAAGACTATCCCTATCACAAACCAATCTGACAGCATGTACGAAATGACACACGCTGGATGATAACAATGTCAGATTAAATAATGTCTTTTACAGCTGAACTAATATTACCTACCATCGAAGGTAAATAGTCTTCTCACAGAAAACAGGTTGGCTTCGTTCAAAACCCTCATTTTGCATCCTGTTGCTTGTAAAATGGTGATCTTTCGCCACTCACTTGTAGCTTGTCCTTGCCGTCTCGTTCTATCGTGAAAGCCGGAGAAATAGGTCGCCAGTCCATTTCAATACAATACTGAACGAACTCTTTCTGCACCTCTTTGCCAACTTCCAATGCTTCATCTGCTTTACAGATCAGGCAATCATGCAGAATGAATATTGGTCTGGTCGGGCGCTCTACCACCCGCATCAAGATTTCGGTCTCATGGTATGCCAGTGTTTCGCTATCAAGGACACCTTTCTTGAGAGACCCCAGACACTCAAACTTTGGTAGGATTACCCTTCGTATTTCCGTTAACCTCTCCTGAGTAAGCCCAGACTTTCTCATAAGGTCAGTGAGTGTTCTTTGATTGGCTGTTCCTCCACCGATGGCTGACGTTATAACCGTTTTGACTTCCTCTCGTTCAATGCCTTCGATGAAATATGGGTCTTTAAATCTAGTCTTAAATGGAACATGTCCCGTAATTGCGCAGAGGAGGGTAGGGTACATACCACTTACGTCCACCTCAGCTACAGTACTTCCCCCGATGGTACACTTAAGGCGTTCCCTTTCCTTGTTCATGCTTGTCCATGGGCCGAAGAACCTTCCGCCTCTCGTTAGCTCTTTATTGCTGAACGAGCGTGTGGCTCGCCACATCTTAAGGTCACCAAGGGTTAATGGTTCACTTTTCCAAAGTTCCCAAAGTGCAATGGTACGTTTGTCCAAGGCTTCATTGGTGACTTTCTTACCCTTCGCCTCTTTGGCTGATGATTTAGTTGCGCAGGTTAGTTCAGAGGATTGGAACGCAATGCCGTCTGCTAATTCAGGCACAAAACCAGCGATCAAATACCCATTACAATTACCTTCACCATGATAAAGATTTTTTGTCGGTTGTTTGTGATGGGTAATCCAGCCGTTATCAAGGAGAGCTTGCCTTAACTTTTTTACTATTGGGTAACCAACATTTGAGCGTGTACGCCAATAAGCCTCGTCATGTGGCCAACCGATAACCATCTGCCCACCTTTTCGTTGCACTCTGTTGGCAAGGCGCTGGGCTTGAAGAAGGAAACTGGACATTAGTGTGTGTAATTTGCGCAGCGAGACAGGTCTGTTTGAGTGACAGCCGATTTGAATTAGCAGGTGATCAATCTGTTCTTCGTCAATGATGGCTTGTGGTTGTACGACAGGCGATAGAACCTCTGAAAACTGTACAGACGTAAACAGGTGGTCAAGTCTGTCGGGGTTGCTACTGAGGAGCTTCGTTTGGTTCATTTGTGAGCCTACACGCTATTTAAGATATTCTTGAAAATCGTCATTGGACATATCAGGCTCAACAAAAACCGTTTCTTCCCATCTTTCCGGGGCTTTTTGCGGGTTATTACTTTTGCTATCGCCATGAAGGTAAAATTCAAATTGGTTTTGTAAATCCGTCAGCATTTTGACTTGCAAAGACGCTTTAGCCAATTCTCCACCTAGGTAATGTTTCTTCGTTACATTTGTGGAGCTTTGATTGTTTGCAACGGCAATATCTAGCTCGGAATACCCACATAAATTAAGATGCTCAGAAAATGTCCTCCTAAAGTCATGTGTGGTAAAATGTACCATCTTTGTTGCTTCAAGGAATTTGTCTTTAGCTGTCCTGTAACCTGACTGAGTGTAGCCAAATACTGGATCATCATCTTTTTTACGTTGGCCAACTATGCTCTTTAAGCTCCCAACAAGAGGCATCTTGTGTGGCTTCTTATTTTTTGCCACGTCGCCCGTTATTATAAAATAACCATCTTGTACGTCTTTCCACTTTAGCCCAATCACTTCATTTGCACGAAGACCTGTTAGCATAAAGAACATAAATATTCTTGTTATCTTGGGAACTTTTGTACCTGTAGCATCCCGCTTCGATCCGATTAGGTGATGCTGCATTATTTGAACGATTTCGTCTTGGCTGAGGAACCTTTCTCTAGCTTTACCAGATTGTCTCAACCCTTTTTGTTTCAATACCCGTATTGGATTAGGCTCCACGTCATAATAGCTTAGGGTAGAACTCAGATTTCTAAAGGCTTTGTTGACGTAGTCTGAACTCTTTCCAGTGTCTCTTAATTCTAAATAACGGTCTGTAACACGTTTCTTCGTAAGTTGCTGTAAGGGCAGGCTGCGCCAATCCGAAAAGCAGTTGTTAAATGTCTTTTGGTAGTCCCTGATAGTACTGTCCCTGAGAGAGTGGCGTTTTTCGGTTAAATGCTGTTCTAGGGCAAAACCGACTGTTTCTGGTTTAATTTCTTCTTCCTGCGCAGAATACCTAAAATCAATGCCCTTCGCTGCATCGCCAAGCATTGCCTTCGCTTCGGCCTGTGCATCTGATAGAGAAATTAGGTCAACCGAACCTATCTTTTTACGTGTCGCACTTCTCCTACCTCTTATTCGTATTTCCACAAAATAACTGGCTTTACCTTTAGCAGAAACTTCAATACCTAATCCCACAGGATTCGAGCCGTATACGAAGTATCGCTTACCAGTTCCTTCGGGTTCGAGTCTGGCTAAGGTTCGTTGTGTTAAATGTTCTGGCACAAATGATCCCCTGCGAAAGTTGGTAGACGTTTAGTAGACGTAAAACCAGCTTAACAGTAAGGATTATGAAAGCAAGAACGTAGAAAATTCAACGAAATCAATTGGCCCAAGTGGCGGAATGGTAGACGCAGGGGATTCAAAATCCCCCGCCGCGAGGCGTGCCGGTTCGAGTCCGGCCTTGGGTACCAAATCTACTTCATATGTATGACGTATCACACTGAACTGTAAGCAATGTTTTGTTTCAGATGATGTGGAGGTATACACTGTGGTATCCAAAAGCAGTGAGTATTTGTGGAAGAAGAATGAAGTCTTTTACTTTCGTAGGCATGTACCAGTGGACGTGCAGAAGCATTATGAGCGATCAAGTATCGTCATTTGCTTGAAGACCAAGAGCAAACCTTCAGCATTGAGGGCCAGTAAATCAATCGCCAGCAAGCTGGATGATTTTTGGTTTAAAATGCGTCTTGCTGATTTGGATGTCCCTGCATCTCACTTGTTGATCAAGGGAAAACCGAAGGAAGCATTTACTTCGTATGCTCCTAAATTGAGTGAAGCTTTATCGAAGTATTGTTCTTTAAAGGGGCAGGACCGTGCAGCACTCTTCTTCAAAGCAGGAAAGCGAAATGTTGGTTATGTGATCGATCACCTTGGAGATCGCCCAATTGATACCTACAGCTCAGCTGATGCTTCATCATTTAGGGATCGGTTGTTAGAACGAGGCCTCAATGTGTCATCCGTAGCCCGTATCTTTGGAACGGTTAAAGCAGTGGTAAATCTCACTATCCAAGAGCTTGGCTTAGACTGTTCAAATGCATTTGCAAATATCTACCTACCTAAGAATGTAGAGGGAAAACGCAAACCATTGCCTATCGATGAGATCATATTGATCCAAAAAACGTGTTTGGAAATTTCCGATGAGCGCAGACTATTGCTCGCTCTAATATCGGACACTGGGATGCGTCTGTCAGAGGCTCTGGGGCTTGTGTGGGGCGATGTTGATCTTGAGCATGTGCATCCGCATATCAATCTTGTTCCGCATCTGTGGCGGCCACTAAAGACCTCTGGGAGTAAACGACTTGTTCCACTCGTTGGAGTAGCTTTAACGGCGATAAAACTTATGCATCAGCAGGGGGTTAACACCCAGTTTCTGTTCCCATCGTATACAAATGCTGAACGTTGCAATGGCAACTCAGCTTCAGCGGCTTTGAACAAATGGTTGAAGGCGTACACAGAGCACGGAGTGGTCCATTCATTCAGGCATAGTTTCAGGGATAGGCTACGTGCCGCTGAGGTGAATACAGAGCTTACAGATCAATTAGGTGGGTGGGCATTGTCATCAGTGGGTCAAGGCTATGGAGATGGTCATACGTTGACGCAAAAGCATACTGCGATGGAGCGTATAGTGTTGTAATCACATCATCTGAAACAAAACATTGCTTACAGTTCAGTGTGATACGTCATACATATGAAGTAGATTTGGTACCCAAGGCCGGTATTGTTTCCCTTCATATGCACCACGTACAATCTGATGCAAACAATAACAGTAGCTTACGTATTTGCAGTTCATAATCAAGCATCGCTTTTATGATACCCATTTGGATACCACAGCTATCTGCAGTCACTGTACGTACAGATAGACGGTCTAATCCTTATCGTTACTAGTACAGGGGGTGTGATGGTGGTGATAGTGATACACTGTACGTGATGTACACCTAAAGTGACCCTACCCTGAAGTGTCCAACATTGGACAGTTACCTATTGCATGGGGGTATACAGGGGCCATGGGGGTATGCGGGTATATGTATATGGGCTGTTACACAGATCAGGGTTTGTGGAGAGGTTAAAGGTATCTATCTGTCAAGCGATGATACTGCTCACATGCGCAACAATACTGAAAATTTTTGCGTTGGCCCGTTTTACAGGTGGGAATCCAAGGTAAAGATTTACTTGGTTCAACGCCGAAAAATAGAGCTATTTAACGTGTTGGTCATGCGATCACTCGTACCAGAGTTCTTATGACCGCAAGTTAAATACGTGGTGCTGACTGATGAGGATAGATGTTCAAACTATATCCTTATCACCTCTAAGGCATTATAATAATGTTATAAATATAAGTCTCTAAGATTATTATTAATTATATTTTACTTTATCTGAAGTAGTCAATTTATTAACAACACCACCATTATCGACTGTAGAAAGCGGCTTGACCAAACTAGGTTCACTTTTTGCTAAATGACGAACCCGATCTAACAAGTGACACTTAACGAAATCTGCAGTCGTTACTAGTGTTTGCTCTGTTACTGTTTTATTCTCCATTTCCATCACCAAAAATAAACATGCGTACAACAACTCTAGCATAAATCATGCCAACCTCTAAAAGTGGATTTTGCTGCCCACGCCCATAATCTAACTAAAACAGGCGAGAAGCGGGGGCGGTCGGATAGTCGTGTGTTTGAATGACTAAGCATACTGTACTCTAGTAATTCACAATCCCGCCAAATTTACCAGAATTTGAGTGTCCCACAGCGCCAACTCAGCATTACCTGCGACCTTGTAAGCACCACACGCTTCTAGAGGTAGCAAACCTTAATGCTATCGAGGTGGAGGCACCACAGACGATGATGTATTCCTTGA
This window encodes:
- a CDS encoding helix-turn-helix domain-containing protein, translated to MKQVERGHWSNEAKEYYYAKRAAALGVRTKAENQHVTNVTSSPSQEEHADTLGVSRPTIARWEKDIKDIMSDPELAEKASTPEGYKEAKKVVRDTHETVERKGLLYALAPLK
- the rpsU gene encoding 30S ribosomal protein S21; protein product: MQVSVRDNNVDQALRALKKKLQREGVYREMKLKQHFEKPSEKKARQAKEGLSRQRKLARKKAEKEG
- a CDS encoding IS481 family transposase gives rise to the protein MSNIESKLIKPKLGVLELAKQLGSVSAACKTMGYSRDSFYRFKKLYENGGEEALREISRKKPIIRNRVPEHVERAVIELAIENPALGQLRVAQELLQRGIVVSSGGVRSIWLRNELETMKKRLKALETRSAQEGFVLTEAQIVALEKAKSQREAAGEIETYHPGYLGSQDTYFVGTMKGVGRIYQQTFVDTYSRVAMAKLYIEKTAITAADMLNDQVVPFFDEQEVPLLRILTDRGTEYCGTVERHSYQLYLAMEDIDHSKTKANHPQTNGICERFHRTMKNEFYDIAFRKKIYGSLEELQTDVDHWLAKYNEQRPHSGKHCYGKTPMQTFREARHLVGEKTIPITNQSDSMYEMTHAG
- a CDS encoding tyrosine-type recombinase/integrase; its protein translation is MPEHLTQRTLARLEPEGTGKRYFVYGSNPVGLGIEVSAKGKASYFVEIRIRGRRSATRKKIGSVDLISLSDAQAEAKAMLGDAAKGIDFRYSAQEEEIKPETVGFALEQHLTEKRHSLRDSTIRDYQKTFNNCFSDWRSLPLQQLTKKRVTDRYLELRDTGKSSDYVNKAFRNLSSTLSYYDVEPNPIRVLKQKGLRQSGKARERFLSQDEIVQIMQHHLIGSKRDATGTKVPKITRIFMFFMLTGLRANEVIGLKWKDVQDGYFIITGDVAKNKKPHKMPLVGSLKSIVGQRKKDDDPVFGYTQSGYRTAKDKFLEATKMVHFTTHDFRRTFSEHLNLCGYSELDIAVANNQSSTNVTKKHYLGGELAKASLQVKMLTDLQNQFEFYLHGDSKSNNPQKAPERWEETVFVEPDMSNDDFQEYLK
- a CDS encoding tyrosine-type recombinase/integrase, which translates into the protein MVSKSSEYLWKKNEVFYFRRHVPVDVQKHYERSSIVICLKTKSKPSALRASKSIASKLDDFWFKMRLADLDVPASHLLIKGKPKEAFTSYAPKLSEALSKYCSLKGQDRAALFFKAGKRNVGYVIDHLGDRPIDTYSSADASSFRDRLLERGLNVSSVARIFGTVKAVVNLTIQELGLDCSNAFANIYLPKNVEGKRKPLPIDEIILIQKTCLEISDERRLLLALISDTGMRLSEALGLVWGDVDLEHVHPHINLVPHLWRPLKTSGSKRLVPLVGVALTAIKLMHQQGVNTQFLFPSYTNAERCNGNSASAALNKWLKAYTEHGVVHSFRHSFRDRLRAAEVNTELTDQLGGWALSSVGQGYGDGHTLTQKHTAMERIVL